In one window of Porites lutea chromosome 8, jaPorLute2.1, whole genome shotgun sequence DNA:
- the LOC140945974 gene encoding uncharacterized protein, protein MPNYKNALVEQLSRNLGKDLNNMSVKELFALLFKEPLSTVQDPGKNTLIVIDGLDESEYKGRNELLHVISNHFSMLPVWIRILITTRPERSIIDALRHLEPIELEQKQEENLNDIQTLFENQLSNKIGEEHKDVLLKELVKKSEGLFIYAYFIVDFIQKNVSILTPDQLESVLPSGISSVYLSYFKRLENELCKELHADEEHFLRFLCVLTASREPLPVEFIAKILYPGEKSLTAQRKVNKAICCISTLLPVREGRLHFFHKSIKDWLTASLPYEQHDFTVDEKEGHDVLSDLCASELDGIKRKGVHGRQFTNTESYALIHTVQHMLEANDDHQWIDRSETMTGTSNQLYQYVTDLELIYAKLCVNRTSATEDLFHIRSQRSGLLNEQRDSVATLLYNLLRKHSYILPDHPHLFFQCLINERIPELSPMAASFVESSIPKIPCMKDLDDSKEQTRGADEARFYCSDNIACFDVSPKMDYLVCECRDGTIHLFSLQTGTKVWVRPSPIKREYGFRNEYHVNGAYHQIEMHFLSFYNSVIFHPNGKSIIPGTLQYVYTLTGEKEDLFPESDCTFSNCALRSLKEGDSLFTHCPAEPKGISIWGMENGQKIFIDCEKYIFSFTVSDDGSLIAFSNLDVDHSGTITVFDSKRPSRLYVILPDPLGYFLSGLLRFTPDNNTLVCGFLHKKCADEDENYCLYCDLRFCYDATGEPELIFLRPLNA, encoded by the coding sequence ATGCCAAATTACAAAAATGCTCTAGTGGAACAGTTGTCAAGAAATCTGGGTAAAGACCTCAACAACATGAGTGTTAAAGAGCTGTTTGCGTTGCTGTTCAAAGAGCCTCTAAGCACAGTACAAGATCCTGGAAAAAACACCCTAATAGTCATTGATGGCCTTGATGAAAGCGAGTACAAAGGACGAAATGAGCTTCTACATGTAATCAGTAACCACTTTTCTATGCTTCCAGTTTGGATTAGAATTTTGATCACAACTCGTCCAGAGAGGAGCATAATAGACGCATTGCGACATTTAGAGCCAATCGAGCTTGAACAAAAGCAAGAAGAGAACTTAAATGACATTCAAACCTTGTTTGAAAATCAACTCAGCAACAAAATTGGAGAAGAGCATAAAGATGTTCTCTTGAAAGAGCTGGTTAAGAAATCAGAAGGTCTGTTTATTTACGCTTATTTTATAGTGGATTTTATCCAAAAGAATGTTTCAATTCTCACGCCTGATCAGCTGGAAAGCGTATTGCCTTCAGGTATTTCATCCGTTTACTTGTCCTATTTCAAACGGTTAGAGAATGAACTTTGCAAAGAGCTTCATGCAGATGAGGAACATTTTTTGCGTTTCCTGTGTGTATTGACAGCTTCAAGAGAACCATTACCAGTAGAATTCATTGCCAAAATTCTATACCCTGGAGAAAAGTCTTTGACCGCGCAGCGAAAAGTTAACAAAGCAATATGTTGCATCTCTACACTGTTACCAGTTCGAGAGGGTCGCCTTCACTTCTTTCACAAGTCAATCAAGGACTGGTTAACAGCATCATTGCCCTATGAACAACATGATTTCACCGTGGACGAGAAAGAAGGACATGACGTCCTTTCTGATCTTTGTGCTTCTGAACTCGATGGTATCAAGAGAAAAGGGGTTCATGGCAGACAGTTCACCAATACTGAAAGTTATGCTTTGATTCATACTGTCCAGCACATGCTTGAGGCCAATGATGATCATCAATGGATTGACCGTTCAGAGACCATGACTGGCACATCCAATCAGTTATACCAGTATGTGACGGACCTAGAGCTTATTTACGCAAAACTCTGTGTAAATAGAACATCTGCCACGGAGGATCTCTTCCATATTCGCAGTCAACGTTCGGGTCTACTGAATGAGCAAAGAGATTCAGTTGCAACATTGCTCTATAATCTTCTAAGAAAACACTCTTATATTTTGCCGGATCACCCTCATCTTTTTTTCCAGTGTTTGATTAACGAACGGATCCCTGAATTATCGCCTATGGCAGCGAGTTTTGTCGAGTCATCCATTCCCAAAATACCCTGCATGAAAGACCTAGACGATAGTAAGGAACAGACGAGGGGAGCAGATGAAGCAAGGTTCTACTGTTCAGACAATATCGCATGTTTTGATGTTTCACCTAAAATGGATTACTTGGTATGCGAGTGTCGAGATGGAACAATCCATCTGTTTTCCCTGCAGACTGGTACCAAGGTATGGGTTCGTCCATCACCAATAAAGAGAGAGTATGGTTTTAGAAATGAATATCATGTGAATGGCGCATATCATCAGATAGAGAtgcattttttgtcattttacaaTTCTGTCATCTTTCATCCAAATGGGAAGTCGATAATACCTGGAACCCTTCAATATGTTTACACCCTAACTGGAGAGAAAGAAGACCTTTTTCCGGAAAGTGATTGTACGTTCTCAAATTGCGCCTTACGTTCCTTAAAAGAAGGGGACTCACTATTCACACATTGCCCTGCAGAGCCAAAGGGAATAAGCATTTGGGGTATGGAAAATGgccaaaaaatatttattgattgtgagaaatacatattttcttTTACCGTTTCTGATGATGGGTCACTGATTGCTTTTTCGAATCTTGACGTAGATCACTCTGGTACAATTACTGTTTTTGACTCAAAACGCCCTTCTCGTTTGTATGTTATACTACCCGACCCCTTGGGTTATTTCTTGTCTGGATTGTTACGCTTCACACCGGATAACAACACTCTTGTTTGTGGCTTTCTACACAAAAAATGCgcagatgaagatgaaaattatTGCCTTTATTGCGACTTAAGATTCTGTTATGACGCTACCGGAGAACCTGAATTGATCTTCCTTAGGCCTTTAAATGCATAG
- the LOC140945975 gene encoding uncharacterized protein, giving the protein MATAAPSPLASSREKTNGNKLSRLLIDGGTTVLRNIFDGIHPPANLTSDLNSNYSILSTLLRKRVLNGQQWDKLFPSGGGLPDSNTFDITLLFLLLTNICGLSPPLTGWHTKPSPGDNSLEANLARVKFFRNELYGHVPSTGVDATSFSTFWQEISTTLYSLGLDQAEIDRLKAEHGGEEDYLDALIEWADSEEDIKTQLKDIHQTQLKLSKTVEDGTFKMEELRQALSKTQDVVDEAVEIELKGQQEMRAVQSRLEGVCESQDEIRASIQEVKEEVKSLTKKRKEQADEVLRTLVKSEFKGDIEFHANKFQEGTREWIFKSIENWLDDRASPHRLMVISGNPGMGKTVISAVVSQRIQKAGRLSGSHFCQHDDSR; this is encoded by the coding sequence ATGGCGACAGCAGCACCTTCACCCCTGGCCAGCTCAAGAGAGAAGACAAATGGAAACAAGCTGAGCAGACTGCTTATCGATGGTGGAACAACGGTGTTGAGGAATATTTTCGATGGTATTCACCCTCCTGCTAACTTAACTTCTGATCTCAATTCCAATTACTCTATTCTTAGTACCCTTTTGCGTAAAAGAGTTCTAAATGGCCAGCAGTGGGACAAACTCTTCCCTTCTGGTGGAGGGCTACCAGACTCCAACACGTTTGACATCACTCTTCTGTTCCTTCTACTAACCAACATTTGTGGTTTATCCCCTCCCCTTACAGGATGGCACACCAAGCCATCCCCTGGTGACAACTCTCTTGAGGCTAACCTTGCTCGCGTTAAGTTCTTTCGGAATGAGTTGTACGGTCACGTGCCGTCCACAGGGGTTGATGCGACATCTTTCTCTACATTTTGGCAAGAAATAAGCACTACTCTTTATTCGCTCGGTTTAGATCAAGCTGAGATTGACAGACTGAAGGCAGAGCATGGAGGAGAGGAAGATTACCTTGATGCCTTAATTGAGTGGGCTGACAGTGAAGAGGACATAAAAACACAGCTGAAGGATATCCACCAGACGCAACTTAAACTCAGTAAAACAGTTGAAGATGGCACTTTTAAGATGGAAGAGCTACGTCAAGCCCTAAGCAAAACTCAGGATGTCGTAGATGAAGCAGTGGAAATAGAACTCAAAGGACAACAAGAAATGAGGGCAGTACAGTCACGTCTAGAGGGAGTGTGTGAGTCCCAAGACGAAATTCGTGCGTCAATTCAAGAGGTAAAAGAGGAAGTAAAAAGCTTGAcgaaaaagagaaaggagcaggcAGATGAAGTGCTAAGAACTCTTGTGAAGTCGGAATTTAAAGGAGATATAGAATTTCATGCAAACAAATTCCAGGAAGGAACTCGTGAGTGGATCTTCAAAAGCATTGAAAACTGGTTAGATGACCGAGCATCGCCACATCGGTTGATGGTAATCAGTGGAAATCCAGGGATGGGAAAGACTGTTAtctccgctgttgtttcgcaaAGAATTCAAAAAGCTGGAAGACTCTCGGGAAGCCACTTTTGTCAGCATGACGACTCACGGTAG